The genome window AATGGTTGGAACCATTACCATTAATCGTCCGAAGGCACTCAACGCTCTTAACAGCACCGTGCTGGACGAACTTAACGAGACTTTAGACAGTGTGGACCTTGACGCTGTAAGATGCCTGATCTTAACGGGCGCCGGAGAGAAGTCCTTTGTTGCAGGCGCTGACATCGGCGAGATGAGCACACTGACAAAAGCAGAAGGCGAAGCATTTGGCAAGAAGGGAAATGATGTATTCCGTAAACTGGAAACATTCCCGATTCCGGTGATCGCCGCTGTTAACGGATTTGCACTCGGCGGCGGCTGCGAGATCTCCATGAGCTGTGATATCAGAATCTGTTCAGAAAATGCAGTGTTCGGTCAGCCGGAGGTTGGTCTTGGAATCACGCCGGGATTTGGCGGAACCCAGAGACTTGCGAGAATCGTCGGACCTGGGATGGCAAAACAGATGATCTATACAGCAAGAAATATCAAGGCTGCCGAGGCATACAGAATCGGCCTTGTAAATGCGGTTTACCCGTTTGAAGAGCTGATACCTGCAGCAAAGAAGATGGCAGCAGGAATCGCTATGAATGCTCCGATCGCAGTCAGAAACTGCAAGAAGGCAATTAACGAAGGCCTGGAAGTGAACATGGACGAAGCGATCGTGATCGAGGAGAAGCTTTTCGGTGACTGCTTCGAGACAGAGGACCAGAAGGCAGGAATGGGCAACTTCCTTGAGAAGGACAAAGAGAAGAAATTAAAAGTTGTTCCGTTTAAAAACTGTTAATCATACAAATAAAAAATAATGGAGGTAATTACAATGAAAGTAGGAGTTATTGGTGCAGGAACCATGGGACAGGGCATCGCAAAAGCATTTGCCCAGGTTGAGGGATACGAAGTAGCACTCTGCGATATCAAGCAGGAGTGGGCAGAAGGCGGAAAAGCTAAGATCGCGAAAGGCTATGACAGACTGGTACAGAAGGGTAAGATGACACAGGAAGCTGTAGATGCTATCCTTGCAAAGATCACTCCGGGACTCAAAGAAGATCTCTGCGCAGACTGTGATCTGATCGTTGAGGCTGCTTTCGAGAACATGGAAGTAAAGAAAACAACGTTTGCAGAGCTTGACAAGCTCGTAAAACCGGAATGTGTATTTGCTTCTAACACTTCCAGTCTTTCCATCACTGAGATTGGAAACGGCCTGACCCGTCCGATGATCGGTATGCATTTCTTCAATCCGGCTGACCGTATGAAACTGGTTGAAGTGATCGCAGGCGTAAATACACCGGCTGAGACTGTTGAGACGATCAAGAAGATAGCTGAAGAGATCGGCAAGACTCCGGTACAGGTAAATGAGGCTGCCGGCTTCGTTGTAAACCGTATCCTGATCCCAATGATCAATGAGGCTGCTTTCATCAAGATGGAAGGTGTTTCTGATATCGCAGGTATCGATGCAGCTATGAAGCTGGGTGCAAATCATCCGATGGGACCTCTGGAACTGGGAGATTTCATAGGACTGGACATCTGCCTTGCCATTATGGATGTACTTTACGCAGAGACGGGCGACAGCAAGTACCGTGCATGCCCGCTGATCCGCAAGATGGTTCGCGGCGGCAACCTTGGCGCAAAGAGCGGAAAGGGATTCTATGTATATAACGCAGACCGCACCAAGACACCGGTTGATGCAATG of Roseburia hominis contains these proteins:
- a CDS encoding enoyl-CoA hydratase-related protein, whose product is MEFITYEVEGMVGTITINRPKALNALNSTVLDELNETLDSVDLDAVRCLILTGAGEKSFVAGADIGEMSTLTKAEGEAFGKKGNDVFRKLETFPIPVIAAVNGFALGGGCEISMSCDIRICSENAVFGQPEVGLGITPGFGGTQRLARIVGPGMAKQMIYTARNIKAAEAYRIGLVNAVYPFEELIPAAKKMAAGIAMNAPIAVRNCKKAINEGLEVNMDEAIVIEEKLFGDCFETEDQKAGMGNFLEKDKEKKLKVVPFKNC
- a CDS encoding 3-hydroxyacyl-CoA dehydrogenase NAD-binding domain-containing protein, with the protein product MKVGVIGAGTMGQGIAKAFAQVEGYEVALCDIKQEWAEGGKAKIAKGYDRLVQKGKMTQEAVDAILAKITPGLKEDLCADCDLIVEAAFENMEVKKTTFAELDKLVKPECVFASNTSSLSITEIGNGLTRPMIGMHFFNPADRMKLVEVIAGVNTPAETVETIKKIAEEIGKTPVQVNEAAGFVVNRILIPMINEAAFIKMEGVSDIAGIDAAMKLGANHPMGPLELGDFIGLDICLAIMDVLYAETGDSKYRACPLIRKMVRGGNLGAKSGKGFYVYNADRTKTPVDAM